A portion of the Limanda limanda chromosome 3, fLimLim1.1, whole genome shotgun sequence genome contains these proteins:
- the bloc1s6 gene encoding biogenesis of lysosome-related organelles complex 1 subunit 6, which yields MQMEVDEREEEGPSSSSEELQLAQQEPFQLEGSLPVEEVYVDKKAVDKLTEGFLSHYLPDLQNSKGALQELTQNQVVLLDTMDQEVTKFRECNALIDLNSLFTEAKVYHNKLVNVRKEMILLHEKTTKLKRRALKLQQQKQREALEKEQQREKELERERQLVAKPARRT from the exons ATGCAGATGGAGGTCGacgagagggaagaggaaggacCATCGTCCAGcagtgaag AGCTCCAGTTGGCCCAGCAGGAACCCTTCCAGCTGGAGGGCTCCCTCCCAGTAGAGGAGGTGTATGTGGATAAGAAAGCAGTGGACAAACTCACTGAGGGGTTTCTCTCCCACTACCTCCCTGACCTGCAGAACTCTAAAGGAGCCCTTCAAGAGCTCAC ACAAAACCAGGTGGTGTTGTTAGACACGATGGACCAAGAAGTCACAAAGTTCAGAGAATGTAATGCCTTAATCGACCTCAATTCACTG TTTACAGAGGCAAAGGTTTACCACAATAAACTGGTGAACGTAAGGAAAGAGATGATCCTGCTCCACGAAAAGACAACAAAACTAAAG AGACGAGccttgaagctgcagcagcagaagcagagggaggcgctggagaaggagcagcagcgggagaaggagctggagagagaacGGCAGCTTGTTGCCAAACCTGCCAGAAGAACatag